A single genomic interval of Bradyrhizobium sp. AZCC 1693 harbors:
- a CDS encoding phosphomannomutase/phosphoglucomutase: protein MFPKPKSVLVPNTYAYESGPMVKATGFREYDARWLFEKEINLMGVQALGMGLGALIAELGVKQEIVTGHDFRGYSASIKYALISGLMAAGCKVHDIGLAVTPMAYFAQFDLDVPCVAMVTASHNDNGWTGVKMGANRPLTFGPDEMTRLKEIVLNADFKNEAGGSYQFHENFPARYIADLTKRSKLKRKLKVVVACGNGTAGAFAPQVMEAIGCEVIPLDTELDHTFPKYNPNPEDMEMLHAIRDAVLKHKADVGLGFDGDGDRCGVVDNTGEEIFADKVGVMLARDMSAIHKDAQFVVDVKSTGLFVTDPVLQKQGARTAYWKTGHSYMKRRTNEMGALAGFEKSGHFFFNKPFGRGYDDGLVSAIAICEMLDRAPGKSMADLKDAIPKTWSSPTMSPHCADEVKYGVADAVVKHFEALQKNGDKVAGQKIRDLVTVNGVRVTVEDGSWGLVRASSNKPELVVVVESPVSEQRMRDMFEAMDSVLRTHPEVGEYNQKI, encoded by the coding sequence ATGTTCCCGAAGCCCAAATCCGTGCTGGTTCCGAATACCTATGCCTACGAATCCGGGCCGATGGTGAAGGCAACCGGCTTTCGCGAATACGACGCGCGCTGGCTGTTTGAGAAGGAAATCAATCTGATGGGCGTTCAGGCGCTGGGCATGGGGCTCGGCGCGCTGATTGCGGAACTCGGCGTCAAACAGGAAATCGTTACCGGTCATGATTTTCGCGGCTATTCGGCCTCGATCAAGTACGCGCTGATCTCCGGCCTGATGGCGGCGGGCTGCAAGGTGCACGACATCGGGCTGGCGGTGACGCCGATGGCCTATTTCGCGCAATTCGATCTCGACGTGCCCTGTGTCGCGATGGTGACGGCGTCGCATAACGACAATGGCTGGACCGGCGTCAAGATGGGCGCCAACCGTCCGCTCACCTTCGGTCCCGACGAGATGACGCGGCTGAAGGAAATCGTGCTCAACGCCGATTTCAAGAACGAGGCTGGCGGTTCCTATCAATTCCACGAGAATTTCCCGGCGCGCTATATCGCCGATCTCACCAAACGATCGAAACTCAAGCGCAAGCTCAAGGTCGTGGTCGCCTGCGGCAACGGCACCGCCGGCGCGTTCGCGCCGCAGGTGATGGAAGCGATCGGTTGTGAGGTGATCCCGCTCGACACCGAGCTCGATCATACGTTCCCGAAATACAATCCGAATCCCGAAGATATGGAGATGCTGCACGCGATCCGCGACGCGGTGCTCAAGCACAAGGCCGATGTCGGCCTGGGCTTCGACGGCGACGGCGACCGCTGCGGCGTGGTCGACAATACCGGCGAGGAAATCTTCGCCGACAAGGTCGGCGTGATGCTGGCGCGGGACATGTCGGCGATCCATAAGGACGCGCAGTTCGTGGTCGACGTGAAATCGACCGGGCTCTTCGTGACCGACCCGGTGCTGCAAAAGCAGGGCGCTAGGACCGCCTACTGGAAAACCGGCCATTCCTACATGAAGCGCCGCACCAACGAGATGGGCGCGCTGGCGGGGTTCGAGAAATCCGGCCACTTCTTCTTCAACAAGCCGTTCGGCCGCGGCTATGATGATGGCCTGGTCTCGGCGATTGCAATCTGCGAGATGCTCGACCGCGCGCCCGGCAAGTCGATGGCCGATCTGAAAGACGCGATTCCGAAAACCTGGTCGTCGCCGACGATGTCGCCGCATTGCGCCGACGAGGTCAAATACGGCGTTGCCGACGCCGTGGTGAAGCATTTTGAGGCGCTGCAGAAAAACGGCGACAAGGTTGCGGGCCAGAAGATCCGCGATCTCGTCACCGTCAACGGCGTGCGTGTTACCGTCGAGGACGGCAGCTGGGGCCTGGTGCGGGCCTCATCGAACAAGCCGGAGCTGGTGGTGGTGGTCGAAAGCCCCGTCTCCGAACAGCGCATGCGCGACATGTTCGAAGCGATGGATTCCGTGCTGCGCACGCATCCGGAGGTCGGCGAGTATAATCAGAAGATTTGA
- a CDS encoding TIGR02281 family clan AA aspartic protease, producing the protein MILAAVLVGLGTYMAQVADKMSPTPASASTSPKKAPAQTVAQASGRSLDIPRDARGHFQTDGRIDGQRVNFMIDTGASLVALNEKSAARFGLRPSRNDYNATVTTANGTIKAARTRLAMIELGGLVVRDVDAVVLPDEALSENLLGLSFLSKLKRFEYANGRLVLEQ; encoded by the coding sequence ATGATCCTTGCCGCTGTTCTCGTCGGCCTCGGCACTTACATGGCGCAGGTGGCGGACAAGATGTCGCCGACGCCTGCATCCGCCAGCACATCGCCGAAAAAAGCGCCCGCGCAAACGGTCGCACAAGCCTCAGGCCGCAGCCTCGACATTCCCCGCGACGCCCGTGGCCATTTCCAGACCGACGGCCGCATCGACGGTCAGCGCGTCAATTTCATGATCGACACCGGCGCCTCGCTGGTGGCGCTGAATGAAAAATCCGCGGCGCGGTTTGGCCTGCGTCCCTCGCGCAACGATTACAACGCCACCGTCACCACCGCTAACGGCACCATCAAGGCCGCGCGCACGCGGCTTGCCATGATCGAACTCGGCGGCCTCGTGGTGCGTGACGTCGACGCCGTGGTGCTGCCTGACGAGGCGCTGTCGGAGAACCTGCTTGGCCTGTCGTTCCTGTCGAAGCTGAAGCGTTTCGAATACGCCAACGGCAGGCTGGTGCTGGAACAGTAA